In Castanea sativa cultivar Marrone di Chiusa Pesio chromosome 6, ASM4071231v1, a single window of DNA contains:
- the LOC142640254 gene encoding uncharacterized protein LOC142640254 has product MASDSNFVQAAIPLFDGHYDHWSMLMENFLRSKEYWPIVESGIQAPAPNTVLTDAQKTELEGRKLKDLKAKNYPFQVIDRPILETILSKETSKDIWDSMQKKYEGSARVKRAQLQALRRDFETLQMKDGESVTSYCARTMEISNKMRFHGEKVEDVTIVEKILRSLTPKFDYVVCSIEKSKDIDAFSLDEL; this is encoded by the coding sequence ATGGCTTCAGATTCAAATTTTGTGCAGGCGGCAATCCCACTTTTTGATGGTCACTATGACCATTGGAGTATGCTAATGGAGAATTTTCTACGGTCCAAAGAGTATTGGCCGATTGTTGAATCTGGAATTCAAGCACCAGCACCAAATACAGTCTTGACAGATGCCCAGAAAACAGAGTTGGAAGGGAGAAAGCTCAAAGATTTGAAGGCAAAAAATTACCCTTTCCAGGTAATTGATCGTCCCATCTTGGAAACAATTCTTAGCAAAGAAACTTCCAAAGATATTTGGGATTCCATGCAGAAGAAATATGAAGGCTCTGCTAGAGTGAAGCGTGCACAGCTTCAAGCTTTGAGAAGAGATTTTGAGACTCTACAAATGAAGGATGGAGAATCTGTCACCAGCTATTGTGCCAGGACTATGGAGATTAGCAACAAAATGCGCTTTCATGGTGAGAAGGTGGAAGATGTCACCATTGTTGAAAAGATATTGCGTTCTCTGACACCAAAGTTTGATTATGTCGTGTGTTCCATTGAAAAATCGAAAGACATAGATGCATTTTCTCTTGATGAACTGTAG
- the LOC142640255 gene encoding uncharacterized protein LOC142640255 has translation MVADLIDSSTARWKNEVIDSLFIDHEADLIKSIPLSAALPPDKPVWAETNNGKFTVGSAYKLAVTLFKSRNHVTTSNGSLLRKFWNKVLSLPIPHKVQHFCWRACRDTLPTKAKFKRRNVIAEDVCVCYQGEAEMNGRIFWGCLRAQEAWAASKIHLLSLDTNINSLQDLLWLEMVTKGAGDEKCSQVVMIAWALWCNLNEFYHGGEAKNGMQIARWAAGYLQEYWSAIEVREMVGSDMAVDRGVVSDMLQQLVERVVVAGSELMQQTIDRDVVAMPSAWVPPPLGLCKINVDGALSPIKKLARIGVVIRDHRGRILGALCRKIRALLGVLEVEAKAYEAGVLLARHLGLMDGVLERNSLIISNALKQVTELPTLVTAIVEGIHALGSTLGVVHYSHVRRNGNQPAHILARQALSLVNDAIWIEETTCCIQQALI, from the exons ATGGTTGCTGATTTAATTGATTCAAGCACAGCCAGGTGGAAGAATGAGGTAATTGATAGTCTTTTTATTGATCATGAAGCTGATCTAATTAAAAGTATTCCTTTGAGCGCTGCATTACCTCCAGACAAACCAGTTTGGGCTGAAACTAATAATGGAAAATTTACTGTTGGGAGTGCGTATAAACTAGCGGTTACTTTGTTCAAATCAAGGAACCATGTAACTACTTCTAATGGTAGTTTGTTAAGGAAATTTTGGAATAAAGTTTTGTCATTACCTATCCCTCATAAGGTTCAACATTTTTGTTGGCGTGCTTGTCGCGATACTTTACCAACAAAGGCCAAATTTAAGAGACGTAATGTTATAGCTgaagatgtgtgtgtgtgctatCAAGGTGAGGCAGAAATGAATGGCCGCATTTTTTGGGGCTGTTTGAGAGCACAGGAGGCTTGGGCTGCTTCAAAGATACATCTACTGTCTCTGGATACTAATATTAACTCTTTGCAGGACCTTTTATGGCTTGAAATGGTGACTAAAGGTGCTGGGGATGAGAAGTGTTCACAAGTGGTTATGATAGCTTGGGCATTATGGTGTAATCTGAATGAGTTTTATCATGGAGGTGAAGCCAAAAATGGAATGCAGATAGCTCGGTGGGCAGCAGGTTACCTTCAGGAATATTGGTCTGCAATTGAAGTGCGCGAAATGGTTGGTTCTGATATG GCGGTCGACAGAGGTGTTGTTTCTGATATGTTGCAACAGCTTGTGGAAAGAGTAGTAGTTGCTGGTTCAGAATTAATGCAGCAAACAATTGATAGAGATGTTGTTGCTATGCCTTCGGCCTGGGTTCCTCCTCCATTGGGTTTATGTAAAATTAATGTAGATGGGGCCCTTTCTCCCATAAAGAAGTTGGCTAGAATTGGGGTAGTAATTAGAGATCACAGAGGCCGAATATTGGGTGCATTATGCAGAAAAATCAGAGCTCTATTGGGGGTTCTTGAAGTTGAAGCAAAAGCCTACGAAGCTGGTGTGTTATTGGCAAGACATTTGGGGCTGATGGACGGGGTGTTGGAAAGGAATTCTTTGATTATTTCCAATGCTCTTAAGCAAGTTACAGAACTTCCTACCTTGGTTACTGCTATTGTGGAAGGAATTCATGCTTTAGGATCAACTCTTGGTGTTGTTCATTATTCTCATGTGAGAAGAAATGGCAATCAGCCAGCCCACATTCTAGCAAGACAAGCTCTAAGCCTTGTTAATGATGCAATTTGGATTGAAGAGACTACTTGTTGTATTCAGCAAGCTCTTATCTAA